A single window of Leptolyngbya ohadii IS1 DNA harbors:
- a CDS encoding aspartate-semialdehyde dehydrogenase, translated as MPKSYRVAILGATGAVGAELLELLEQRQFPIANLKLLASPRSAGQQVKFSGESLTVEAVDDRAFDGVDLVLASAGGSVSKAFAPKAVEAGAVVIDNSSAFRMKADVPLVVPEVNPEAAAQHQGIIANPNCTTILMSVAVYPLHQVQPVQRIVAATYQSASGAGARAMEEVKVQAKAILAGETPQAEIFPYPLAFNLFPHNSALSESGYCEEELKMVNETRKIFGTPDLRITATCVRVPVLRAHSEAINLEFASPFSVAQAREILSQAPGVTLVENWQTNYFPMPIEASGKDDVLVGRIRQDLSNPNGLELWLSGDQIRKGAALNAVQIAELLAAQSLIRPVEAIATVR; from the coding sequence TTGCCCAAGTCATATCGTGTTGCCATTTTGGGCGCGACTGGAGCGGTTGGAGCTGAACTGCTAGAACTGCTGGAGCAGCGTCAGTTTCCGATCGCTAATCTGAAGCTGCTGGCTTCTCCCCGATCGGCAGGGCAGCAGGTCAAATTTAGCGGTGAATCCCTGACTGTAGAGGCAGTAGACGATCGCGCCTTCGACGGTGTTGATCTGGTGCTGGCATCGGCAGGAGGTTCAGTTTCAAAGGCATTTGCGCCCAAAGCAGTCGAAGCAGGCGCCGTGGTGATTGATAACTCCAGCGCATTTCGGATGAAGGCGGATGTGCCGCTGGTTGTCCCGGAGGTGAATCCCGAAGCCGCTGCCCAGCACCAGGGAATTATTGCTAACCCCAACTGCACGACTATTCTGATGTCGGTTGCGGTTTACCCACTGCATCAGGTACAGCCCGTTCAGCGCATTGTTGCTGCGACTTACCAGTCTGCCAGCGGAGCCGGAGCGCGGGCGATGGAGGAAGTCAAGGTGCAGGCAAAGGCTATTTTGGCGGGCGAGACACCCCAAGCAGAAATTTTTCCCTATCCCCTCGCCTTCAACCTCTTTCCGCACAACTCTGCCCTCAGTGAGTCGGGCTACTGTGAAGAAGAGTTGAAAATGGTGAATGAGACGCGCAAGATTTTCGGTACGCCCGATCTGCGAATTACCGCAACCTGTGTTCGGGTTCCCGTACTGCGTGCCCACTCGGAAGCAATTAATCTAGAGTTTGCGTCACCGTTTAGCGTGGCTCAGGCGCGGGAAATTCTCAGTCAGGCTCCGGGCGTGACCCTGGTGGAAAACTGGCAGACCAATTATTTCCCTATGCCGATCGAAGCCAGCGGCAAGGACGATGTTTTGGTCGGGCGCATTCGTCAGGATCTCTCCAATCCCAACGGGCTGGAGCTATGGCTGAGCGGCGACCAGATCCGCAAAGGAGCAGCCCTCAATGCAGTGCAAATTGCTGAACTGCTAGCGGCACAAAGCCTAATTCGTCCAGTTGAGGCGATCGCCACCGTCCGCTAA
- the dapA gene encoding 4-hydroxy-tetrahydrodipicolinate synthase: MTEFGRVLTAMITPFKEDGSVNYAVAEELAAHLVANGTNTLVVCGTTGESPTLTWSEEHDLFQAVQNAVAGKAKIVAGTGSNSTHEAVTATQKASKIGIDGTLQVVPYYNKPPQAGLYQHFKAIAEASSELPMILYNIPGRTGQNLLPETVARLAEIPNIIAIKEASGNLDQASEVRRLTPPEFLIYSGDDSLTMPLLSVGGYGVVSVASHLVGSQIQQMIQDFEQGKVQAAVQMHLQLFPLFKALFTVTNPIPVKAALRLQGWQVGSTRLPLTEESTSYETRLKTVMANLGLLETESLKA; encoded by the coding sequence GTGACCGAGTTTGGACGAGTTTTAACCGCAATGATCACGCCCTTCAAGGAGGATGGCAGCGTCAACTATGCGGTCGCGGAGGAACTGGCTGCCCATCTGGTAGCTAATGGAACCAATACGCTAGTGGTCTGCGGCACAACGGGCGAATCCCCAACGCTGACCTGGAGCGAAGAACATGATTTATTTCAGGCGGTGCAGAACGCTGTTGCCGGGAAAGCCAAAATTGTTGCGGGAACAGGGTCAAATTCGACTCATGAAGCTGTCACAGCTACCCAAAAAGCTTCTAAAATAGGAATAGATGGCACGCTTCAGGTTGTGCCTTACTACAACAAACCGCCGCAGGCAGGGCTGTATCAGCACTTCAAAGCGATCGCTGAAGCCAGTTCCGAACTGCCGATGATCCTTTACAACATTCCTGGTCGTACCGGACAGAATCTGTTGCCTGAAACAGTGGCTCGTCTGGCAGAAATTCCGAATATTATTGCAATTAAGGAAGCGAGCGGAAATCTCGACCAGGCAAGTGAGGTTCGCCGTCTCACTCCACCTGAGTTTCTGATCTATTCTGGAGATGATTCTCTGACGATGCCCCTTCTATCCGTGGGTGGCTATGGCGTTGTTAGTGTGGCAAGTCACCTGGTTGGATCGCAGATTCAGCAGATGATTCAGGATTTTGAGCAGGGTAAGGTTCAGGCAGCAGTTCAGATGCATCTTCAGCTTTTCCCGCTGTTCAAGGCACTCTTTACAGTGACAAACCCAATTCCTGTAAAGGCAGCGCTCCGGCTTCAGGGATGGCAGGTTGGCTCCACACGCCTGCCGCTCACCGAGGAGTCCACGAGCTATGAGACTCGACTGAAGACGGTTATGGCGAACCTGGGCTTACTGGAGACAGAGTCGTTGAAAGCCTGA
- a CDS encoding ribonuclease J yields MSQNGSTNALKVIPLGGLHEIGKNTCVFEYNDEIVLLDAGLAFPTDGMHGVNVVLPDTTYLRENRHKIKGMIVTHGHEDHIGGIPFHLKQFDVPVIYGPRLAMALLHDKLEEAGVAERTELRTVQPREIVRIGTYFLVEYIRNTHSIADSYSVAIHTPAGVVIHTGDFKFDHTPVDGEKFDLQRLAEHGEKGVLCLISDSTNSEVPGFTPSERSVFPNLDRTFAQAQGRLIVTTFASSVHRVNMILELARKHKRSVAVIGRSMLNVIAHARNLGYIKCEDDLFVPLNMVNKMPDQNVLILTTGSQGEPMAALTRIANQSHRQVKIRPGDTVVFSANPIPGNTIAVVGTIDKLMMQGAKVIYGRDKGIHVSGHGAQEDQKLMLALTRPKFFLPVHGEHRMLVKHSETAQSMGVPAENMVIIDNGDVVELTKDSIRIADKVPSGIELVDSAHAGVVHQQVLKERQQLAEEGIVTIAAALGWKGELIAKPEIHLRGVATTIEAAKLEQSIIQTIQTVIENRWSEYSRSLGNLVEVDWDRVRVDVETELRRMLRRELQNNPTLLFLLQKPTEPQVTTARTRQRSTAKVAS; encoded by the coding sequence ATGAGTCAAAACGGTTCTACAAATGCACTTAAAGTCATCCCGCTCGGAGGACTGCACGAAATTGGTAAGAATACCTGCGTTTTTGAGTACAACGATGAGATTGTGCTGCTAGATGCGGGTCTGGCGTTTCCGACGGACGGAATGCACGGTGTGAACGTGGTGCTTCCCGACACGACCTACCTGCGGGAAAATCGCCACAAAATTAAGGGTATGATTGTCACCCATGGTCACGAAGATCACATTGGCGGCATTCCCTTCCACCTGAAACAGTTTGATGTACCCGTGATCTACGGTCCTCGGCTGGCAATGGCACTCCTGCACGACAAGCTTGAAGAGGCAGGGGTAGCAGAGCGAACCGAACTGAGAACGGTACAGCCGCGAGAAATTGTCCGGATTGGCACTTACTTCCTGGTGGAGTACATTCGCAACACCCACTCAATTGCTGACAGCTACAGCGTTGCCATCCATACGCCCGCTGGTGTGGTGATCCATACAGGAGACTTCAAGTTCGACCATACCCCCGTGGATGGCGAGAAGTTTGACCTTCAGCGGTTGGCGGAGCACGGCGAGAAAGGCGTTCTCTGTCTGATCAGCGATTCCACAAACTCGGAAGTTCCGGGTTTTACCCCCTCTGAGCGTTCCGTATTCCCGAACCTCGATCGCACCTTTGCCCAGGCACAGGGACGGCTGATTGTCACCACCTTCGCCTCCTCGGTGCATCGGGTCAATATGATTCTGGAGCTTGCCAGGAAGCACAAGCGATCGGTTGCAGTCATTGGACGATCGATGCTGAACGTGATTGCCCATGCGCGAAATCTAGGCTACATCAAGTGCGAAGACGACCTGTTCGTGCCGCTGAATATGGTCAATAAGATGCCGGATCAGAACGTGCTGATCCTCACGACCGGATCGCAGGGTGAGCCCATGGCAGCCCTGACCCGGATTGCAAATCAGTCCCACCGCCAGGTGAAGATCCGTCCCGGTGATACCGTTGTTTTCTCTGCAAACCCGATTCCCGGTAATACGATCGCAGTCGTTGGCACGATCGATAAGCTGATGATGCAGGGCGCAAAGGTGATCTACGGACGCGACAAGGGCATCCACGTTTCCGGTCACGGGGCACAGGAAGACCAGAAGCTAATGCTGGCACTTACCCGTCCCAAGTTTTTCCTGCCTGTCCACGGCGAACACCGGATGCTGGTGAAGCACTCGGAGACGGCTCAGAGCATGGGCGTTCCGGCAGAGAATATGGTGATCATCGACAACGGTGACGTGGTGGAGCTGACAAAGGACAGCATTCGCATTGCCGACAAGGTGCCTTCGGGGATTGAACTGGTGGATTCTGCCCATGCCGGTGTTGTACATCAGCAGGTCTTGAAAGAACGTCAGCAGCTTGCTGAAGAAGGCATTGTCACGATCGCTGCTGCGCTGGGCTGGAAGGGCGAACTGATTGCCAAGCCAGAAATTCACCTGCGCGGGGTGGCAACCACGATCGAAGCTGCCAAACTGGAGCAGTCGATTATTCAAACGATTCAGACAGTCATCGAAAACCGCTGGTCGGAATACAGCCGTTCGCTAGGGAATCTGGTTGAAGTAGACTGGGATCGGGTGCGCGTGGATGTTGAAACTGAACTGCGGCGGATGCTGCGGCGCGAACTTCAAAACAATCCGACGCTGCTCTTTCTGCTGCAAAAGCCCACTGAACCCCAGGTGACGACTGCCCGCACCAGACAGCGATCGACCGCAAAAGTCGCTTCCTAG
- a CDS encoding Mo-dependent nitrogenase C-terminal domain-containing protein yields the protein MQASHPSYPPSQPAIDLLLPLRRWIDNIELNNPQLAHRICHLIPAQCPFERDVQLFGRTLFHIPPMCKLNPLYEQVVGLRFRAMCYLADVCGEDVSRYC from the coding sequence ATGCAAGCATCTCACCCCTCCTACCCGCCCTCCCAGCCCGCCATTGACCTGCTGCTTCCCCTGCGTCGCTGGATCGACAATATTGAGCTAAATAATCCCCAACTGGCACACCGAATTTGTCATTTGATTCCGGCGCAGTGCCCCTTTGAGCGAGATGTGCAGCTTTTTGGACGCACGCTGTTTCACATTCCGCCAATGTGCAAACTCAACCCTCTGTATGAGCAGGTTGTTGGTTTACGCTTCCGGGCGATGTGCTACCTGGCAGACGTATGTGGCGAAGATGTAAGCCGCTATTGCTAG
- a CDS encoding TMEM14 family protein yields MSLDIVATYVYGVLALVGGVLGYTKAGSTTSLISGVISSILLIVSGVAQQQGLNWGLPLATIVAIALVIVFAVRLSKTRKFMPAGLMVLAGVLTLLSLVFG; encoded by the coding sequence GTGAGTTTAGATATTGTGGCAACCTACGTTTATGGTGTTTTAGCCCTCGTTGGTGGCGTTCTGGGCTATACCAAAGCAGGCAGCACAACTTCTCTGATTTCTGGCGTAATTAGCAGCATTCTGCTGATTGTCAGCGGTGTAGCGCAACAGCAGGGACTGAACTGGGGATTGCCTCTGGCAACGATTGTAGCGATCGCTCTGGTGATCGTCTTTGCGGTGCGTCTGTCCAAAACGCGTAAGTTCATGCCTGCGGGACTGATGGTATTGGCAGGGGTGTTAACACTGCTGTCCCTCGTATTTGGCTAA
- a CDS encoding ATP-binding protein yields the protein MTDLDLTHFVLLQQQAGSLLLYQTTLEAEPIAFFLNLLQTIAAPQADKIAALQAYGRWFRAMATVKQSWQSYLVQQILRVENPFTRLSQTISLSEMPIALVEAARHDLQVFQQLYYCPSEQLAQVVKQQAGLSSAPIAWQIEAETSQDDRTSDMIAKFAATPDWADLIEPLAAYYRECGTGIFAVYRAFRWQNEQLCGIAYPDTIRLHELVGYEMQKEVLLKNTQALLKGYPALHVLLYGSRGSGKSSLVKSLLHEYGQQGLRLIEVAKADLRDLPAIVDRLRQVSLKFIIFVDDLSFEEDDDAYKALKVVLEGNLTARPQNVVVYATSNRRHLIREYFADRPRPSDADEVNAWDTVQEKLSFSDRFGLTLTFNPADQDTYLEIVRHLAAGLAIEPQDLEFRALQWATRHNGRSGRTARQFVDFLRADLTER from the coding sequence ATGACGGACTTAGACCTAACCCATTTCGTACTTTTACAACAGCAAGCCGGCTCGCTGCTGCTCTACCAAACCACTCTGGAAGCTGAGCCAATCGCTTTTTTTCTCAATCTGCTCCAGACGATCGCCGCTCCCCAAGCCGACAAAATCGCAGCGCTGCAAGCCTACGGTCGCTGGTTCAGGGCAATGGCAACGGTGAAGCAAAGCTGGCAGTCCTATCTTGTTCAGCAAATTCTCAGGGTGGAGAATCCCTTTACCCGGCTGTCTCAGACAATCTCCCTGTCTGAAATGCCGATCGCTTTAGTGGAAGCGGCGCGTCACGATTTACAAGTGTTTCAGCAGCTCTATTACTGCCCCAGTGAGCAGTTAGCTCAAGTTGTCAAACAGCAGGCAGGATTGAGCAGTGCACCGATCGCCTGGCAAATTGAAGCGGAAACCAGTCAGGACGATCGCACCTCAGATATGATTGCAAAGTTTGCAGCAACACCGGACTGGGCAGACCTGATCGAACCGCTGGCAGCCTACTACCGGGAGTGTGGGACAGGAATTTTTGCGGTGTATCGAGCGTTCCGCTGGCAAAATGAGCAGCTTTGCGGCATTGCCTACCCAGATACCATTCGCCTGCATGAGCTGGTCGGCTACGAGATGCAGAAGGAGGTGCTGCTGAAAAATACCCAGGCATTGCTGAAGGGATATCCGGCGCTGCACGTTTTGCTCTACGGCAGTCGTGGATCGGGCAAGTCCTCCCTTGTTAAATCATTGCTCCACGAGTATGGACAGCAGGGCTTACGGCTGATTGAAGTAGCGAAGGCGGATCTGCGCGATCTTCCGGCGATCGTCGATCGGCTGCGGCAGGTGTCGCTAAAGTTCATTATCTTTGTCGATGACCTGTCCTTTGAAGAGGATGATGATGCCTACAAGGCTCTAAAGGTTGTCCTAGAAGGCAATCTGACCGCCCGACCGCAAAATGTAGTTGTGTACGCCACCTCAAACCGACGCCACCTCATTCGCGAATATTTTGCCGATCGCCCCCGTCCCAGCGATGCCGATGAGGTTAATGCCTGGGATACGGTGCAGGAAAAGCTCTCCTTTAGCGATCGGTTTGGCTTGACGCTCACCTTCAATCCCGCCGATCAAGATACCTATCTGGAGATTGTGCGCCATCTGGCGGCAGGTCTGGCGATCGAACCCCAGGATTTAGAATTTCGGGCTTTGCAGTGGGCAACTCGACACAATGGGCGATCGGGCAGAACCGCACGGCAGTTTGTAGATTTCCTGCGGGCAGACCTCACCGAACGCTAG
- a CDS encoding Gfo/Idh/MocA family protein, with protein MQENSSIGQFASIRQNNHAAPVRVGVIGVGNMGQHHTRVLSLLKDVELVGVSDVNVERGIDTAGKYRAHFFEDYRDMLQHVDAVCVAVPTRAHYAVGTTCLQAGIHVLIEKPIAASIAEAEALVNAAAESRCILQVGHIERFNPAFQELNKVLKTEDLLALEAHRMSPYSDRANDVSVVLDLMIHDIDLLLELVGSPVVKLTASGSRGPDSGHLDYVTAILGFANGIVATLTASKVTHRKIRRISAHCRNSLTEADFLNNEILIHRKTTANCLTDYGQVLYRQDGLIEKVQTSNIEPLHAELEHFVNCVRGGNQPSVGGEQALKALRLASLIEEMALDGQFWNQPELNTLHAPSTHPASKVAL; from the coding sequence GTGCAGGAAAACTCATCGATCGGGCAATTTGCGTCAATCCGGCAAAATAATCATGCTGCACCCGTTCGGGTTGGGGTGATTGGGGTTGGCAATATGGGGCAGCACCACACTCGCGTTTTGAGCCTGCTCAAGGATGTGGAGTTAGTGGGCGTCTCGGATGTGAATGTGGAGCGCGGCATTGATACGGCAGGAAAATATCGGGCGCATTTTTTTGAAGACTATCGCGATATGCTTCAGCACGTCGATGCGGTGTGTGTAGCTGTACCAACCAGAGCACACTACGCGGTAGGAACCACCTGCCTGCAAGCGGGCATTCATGTGCTGATCGAAAAGCCGATCGCCGCCAGTATTGCCGAAGCCGAAGCATTGGTGAACGCGGCTGCCGAGTCTCGCTGCATTCTTCAAGTGGGGCACATCGAACGGTTTAATCCCGCCTTCCAGGAACTCAACAAAGTTCTCAAAACCGAGGATTTGCTGGCGCTAGAGGCACACCGCATGAGTCCCTATTCCGATCGCGCCAACGATGTGTCGGTCGTGCTGGACTTGATGATCCACGATATTGATTTGCTGCTGGAGTTAGTCGGTTCCCCCGTTGTTAAGCTCACCGCCAGCGGCAGTCGTGGACCGGATTCGGGACATCTGGACTACGTGACCGCCATTCTGGGTTTTGCCAACGGCATTGTGGCAACGCTAACCGCCAGCAAAGTCACCCACCGCAAGATTCGCCGCATTTCTGCCCACTGCCGCAATTCCCTCACAGAAGCGGATTTCCTCAACAACGAAATCCTGATCCATCGCAAAACCACCGCCAACTGTTTAACCGACTACGGGCAGGTGCTTTACCGTCAGGATGGCTTGATCGAGAAGGTGCAAACCAGCAACATCGAGCCGCTTCACGCGGAACTAGAGCATTTTGTGAACTGCGTGCGGGGCGGCAATCAGCCCTCGGTGGGCGGAGAACAAGCACTCAAGGCACTGCGTCTTGCCAGTCTGATTGAGGAGATGGCACTGGATGGACAGTTCTGGAATCAACCGGAGCTAAACACCCTCCATGCCCCCTCTACCCATCCCGCCTCAAAAGTGGCTCTCTAG
- a CDS encoding lysylphosphatidylglycerol synthase domain-containing protein, which produces MTEPTNGKFRKSGKSKQSIVSRFKPYLRWVILGATLFFLSSTLKQHWDGIAALKLRENALLDLSLGFGVTLLAHCWTGYVWNLILKELNQKRSGLWAMQTYLKTNIAKYLPGNVWHFYGRVTAAQSAGIPLAASTLSVLLEPLLMAASALCLALLTGLKTHLLLQAVSLVLVLAIVHPRILNRLLEMARQLKGKPRPNSYQSDTHQSDSYQNSDVAFQSPISGGTSDPSTPPATKTALHRYPLIPLAGEFLFVLLRGAGFLLTFQALQPLQAGDILPTLSGFSIAWLLGLVIPGAPGGIGVFEATAVALLSNHFPAAVVLGGVALYRLISTLAEAAGAALAALIPPDWTVQKL; this is translated from the coding sequence ATGACAGAGCCAACGAACGGCAAATTCAGAAAATCCGGCAAATCTAAGCAATCGATCGTTTCTCGATTCAAGCCCTACCTGCGCTGGGTGATTCTAGGCGCAACCTTGTTTTTCCTGAGCAGTACGCTCAAACAGCACTGGGATGGAATTGCCGCCCTCAAACTCAGGGAAAATGCGCTGCTTGATCTTTCGCTCGGATTTGGCGTAACGCTCCTGGCACATTGCTGGACGGGATACGTCTGGAATCTCATCCTCAAGGAGCTAAATCAGAAACGGTCAGGACTCTGGGCAATGCAGACCTACCTGAAAACCAATATCGCTAAATATCTTCCCGGCAACGTCTGGCACTTCTACGGCAGAGTCACGGCTGCCCAGTCCGCTGGCATTCCGCTGGCGGCATCAACGCTAAGTGTGCTTCTGGAACCTTTGCTGATGGCAGCATCTGCCCTCTGTCTCGCCCTCCTGACCGGACTGAAAACTCATCTACTGCTGCAAGCGGTGAGTCTGGTGCTGGTGCTGGCGATCGTCCATCCGCGCATTCTCAATCGGTTGCTGGAGATGGCACGGCAACTAAAGGGCAAACCCCGCCCCAACAGTTATCAATCCGACACCCATCAATCCGACAGTTATCAAAATTCTGATGTTGCGTTTCAATCCCCTATTTCGGGAGGAACCTCTGACCCGTCCACCCCTCCTGCAACAAAAACGGCTCTGCATCGCTATCCGCTGATTCCATTGGCGGGCGAGTTTCTGTTTGTGCTGCTGCGCGGAGCAGGCTTTTTGCTCACGTTTCAGGCACTTCAGCCCCTTCAGGCGGGCGATATTCTACCGACACTCAGCGGATTTAGCATTGCATGGCTACTCGGACTCGTCATTCCGGGGGCACCGGGCGGTATTGGCGTATTTGAAGCAACGGCGGTTGCCCTATTGTCTAACCATTTCCCGGCGGCAGTGGTTCTGGGAGGAGTTGCTCTATATCGCCTGATCAGCACTCTGGCAGAAGCCGCTGGAGCTGCCCTCGCCGCACTGATTCCTCCGGACTGGACGGTTCAAAAGCTCTAA
- a CDS encoding AAA family ATPase, which produces MQLLSVTLKNFKTHRDRHFSFQPGTNAICGENGAGKTSILEAIAWVMFNHRGAYKVEDLIRNGANSAQAIVTFISDRDGRTYEIQRCTSKGYTIYDPQLNVRLEYRSIEAEILPWIRQQLGVAPATDLARLFANTIGVPQGTFTVDFLQPPKDRKAVFDSILKVEEYQQVQKDSRQLEKYAEDQVEKLNTDIARHEESLAEWEGLSDRQQMVINEIVQSETTLQQLEGELAKLQAVKEQFAAQADQVQQTAQQLQQLTTQLDSKQQAIALLRQAVQQAEQAVELCTANRASHDAYLKADQTLKQLDQQLKQKQTLLRQKEQQQQTLLTRQTELTRLQVQLERLEQAESEIQQLQTAIAQQTQLEQAQKTITDQLNQLQIDKTEYKNGTKQLQKLQAESAQLQQAIDRIQTAGAQIKHVPELEQKRDRLQEQLSRVEAAKQFEAELRQLVSDGEAKRDRHQGKADEAIQILRDVQQTVPLLATASVESALEAVQAGVDLNTDLLQALWRILADLSEQVSATKLQQQIQQIKTQLQSFYQVQAEVATLEGKQAQQEDIQQEIDQLQARLNELEQSIQTEPDRLEQRQQIFQQLQTLNSPRERAQLLQQQLAQQEEFRSQYADRYHDYQQIQQQIQSIDRQIAPFATLEDQLEQQKSLQRSHQNGYLTVLQQQQTADRLPQLQSELIQTIAHIQQLESSRSQIKAEYDRLRQHYDPQQGEQIEQQYSTLRSQADRISGALPPQRKLLAELELQINSLKAIAEQRDRAQLELKQKQKVLKFINTARKVYKQAAPRITERYVQSISKEADRLFRELLNRPNVALEWTNEYEIIVQEGAHTRRFVNLSGGEQMCAALAVRLALLRVLADIDIAFFDEPTTNMDKPRRESLAEAIAGIKSFRQLFVISHDDTFEKVTENVIFVEREA; this is translated from the coding sequence ATGCAACTCCTCTCCGTCACCCTCAAAAACTTCAAAACCCACCGCGATCGCCATTTCTCCTTTCAGCCGGGGACAAACGCCATCTGTGGGGAAAACGGAGCCGGGAAGACGAGCATCCTGGAGGCGATCGCCTGGGTAATGTTTAACCACCGGGGGGCGTACAAGGTCGAGGATTTGATTCGCAACGGGGCAAATAGTGCCCAGGCAATTGTGACGTTTATTTCCGATCGGGATGGGCGCACCTACGAGATTCAGAGATGTACCAGCAAGGGCTACACCATTTATGACCCGCAGCTCAACGTTCGGCTAGAGTATCGCAGCATCGAAGCGGAAATTCTGCCCTGGATTCGGCAGCAGTTGGGTGTGGCTCCCGCAACGGATCTGGCGCGGCTGTTTGCCAATACGATCGGTGTTCCCCAGGGCACGTTTACCGTAGATTTCCTTCAGCCCCCAAAGGATCGTAAAGCCGTATTCGACAGCATCCTCAAGGTGGAAGAGTATCAGCAGGTGCAAAAGGACTCGCGCCAGCTTGAGAAGTACGCCGAGGATCAGGTGGAAAAGCTGAATACGGACATTGCTCGCCACGAAGAGAGTTTGGCGGAATGGGAGGGGTTGAGCGATCGCCAGCAAATGGTGATCAATGAAATCGTGCAGTCAGAAACCACGCTGCAACAGCTAGAGGGAGAGCTTGCCAAACTTCAGGCAGTCAAGGAGCAGTTTGCGGCACAGGCAGACCAGGTTCAACAGACCGCCCAGCAATTGCAGCAGCTCACTACCCAGCTTGATAGTAAACAGCAGGCGATCGCCCTATTGCGGCAGGCAGTCCAGCAGGCAGAACAAGCAGTGGAACTCTGTACCGCCAATCGCGCCAGTCATGATGCTTACCTGAAGGCAGACCAAACCCTGAAGCAGCTAGACCAGCAGCTCAAGCAAAAGCAAACCCTGCTTCGCCAGAAAGAACAGCAGCAGCAGACCCTGCTTACCCGCCAGACCGAACTGACGCGGCTGCAAGTCCAGCTAGAGCGGCTCGAACAGGCGGAGTCGGAAATTCAGCAGCTTCAGACGGCGATCGCCCAGCAAACCCAGCTAGAGCAGGCGCAAAAGACCATTACCGATCAGCTCAACCAGCTTCAGATCGACAAAACCGAGTACAAGAACGGCACGAAACAGCTTCAAAAGCTCCAGGCAGAGTCCGCTCAACTTCAGCAGGCGATCGATCGTATCCAGACCGCAGGCGCACAGATCAAGCACGTTCCCGAATTAGAGCAAAAGCGCGATCGGCTTCAGGAACAGTTGAGCCGCGTGGAAGCCGCCAAACAGTTTGAGGCAGAGCTACGGCAGCTAGTCAGCGACGGGGAGGCAAAGCGCGATCGGCATCAGGGAAAGGCAGACGAGGCGATTCAGATTTTGCGGGACGTGCAGCAGACGGTTCCTTTGTTAGCGACCGCTTCGGTAGAGTCGGCGTTGGAGGCAGTCCAAGCAGGCGTGGATCTGAATACCGATCTACTACAGGCACTCTGGCGCATTCTGGCGGATTTGTCGGAGCAGGTGTCCGCAACAAAGCTTCAGCAGCAGATTCAGCAAATCAAAACCCAGCTTCAAAGCTTCTATCAAGTGCAGGCAGAGGTGGCGACGCTGGAAGGCAAACAGGCGCAGCAGGAAGATATCCAGCAGGAAATCGACCAGCTTCAAGCACGGTTGAATGAGCTAGAGCAGTCCATCCAGACCGAACCCGATCGCCTTGAGCAACGCCAACAAATCTTCCAGCAACTCCAGACCCTCAACAGTCCGAGGGAACGCGCCCAGTTACTTCAGCAGCAGTTGGCACAGCAGGAAGAATTCCGATCGCAGTACGCCGATCGCTATCACGACTATCAGCAGATTCAGCAGCAAATTCAGTCGATCGATCGCCAGATTGCCCCCTTTGCAACGCTAGAAGACCAGCTCGAACAGCAGAAATCCCTCCAGCGCAGTCATCAGAACGGCTATCTTACGGTGCTTCAGCAGCAGCAAACGGCAGATAGATTGCCCCAACTTCAATCAGAACTGATTCAAACGATCGCCCATATTCAGCAGCTTGAATCCAGCCGATCGCAGATTAAGGCAGAATACGATCGCCTAAGGCAGCACTACGATCCGCAGCAGGGAGAGCAGATCGAGCAGCAGTACAGCACCCTCCGCAGTCAGGCAGACCGGATTTCCGGGGCACTGCCACCGCAGCGCAAATTGCTGGCAGAACTGGAACTGCAAATTAATAGCCTCAAAGCCATCGCCGAACAGCGCGATCGGGCACAGCTTGAACTGAAGCAAAAGCAAAAAGTCCTCAAGTTCATTAACACTGCTCGCAAGGTCTACAAGCAAGCCGCTCCCCGCATTACCGAACGCTATGTGCAGTCGATTTCTAAAGAAGCCGATCGCCTGTTCCGCGAACTGCTCAACCGTCCAAACGTCGCGCTGGAATGGACAAACGAATACGAAATTATTGTGCAGGAAGGAGCGCATACTCGCCGCTTCGTCAATCTCTCCGGGGGTGAGCAGATGTGTGCGGCACTGGCAGTTAGACTGGCGCTATTGCGTGTGCTGGCGGATATTGATATCGCCTTCTTCGATGAGCCGACGACCAATATGGATAAACCTCGCCGCGAAAGTCTGGCAGAGGCGATCGCTGGAATCAAGTCCTTCCGTCAGCTCTTTGTGATCAGCCACGACGACACCTTTGAGAAAGTGACAGAAAACGTTATTTTTGTGGAACGGGAAGCATAG